The proteins below come from a single Zea mays cultivar B73 chromosome 8, Zm-B73-REFERENCE-NAM-5.0, whole genome shotgun sequence genomic window:
- the LOC100278570 gene encoding putative DUF1767 domain containing protein, whose translation MASAAAEAPGASASSAENRLLQSLAERGWRFRDPTDEAIQALLLASPTPSPEAVESELVSMDLRMFGGKCLPDRAAAGGTSKRLSYLHGPVVLQIVSLRDIYHSSIDASFKNPQQRRLLRFGLTDGICEAVAIEFSPIPFITEEIAPGTKIRLENRVPINNGILCLSAKNVTVIGGAVQSLYEEWQMNQKYSGLSRPSLRLSPSDDGVGPPPFEKLDIEARPCRETKVQAYPARKLAVTHDHGPVNSGGKPMNEGSNDENRDNIESKVESKQITQDSRPKEVSEAVPVQNQAAAQKLLQKMSQAVPEDRRGRGHRFKGKGKEEDAQVFTLDEWEKRKAISSKPAAESYVHDTSRDEELARQLQEQLDLEDLHGGAGAGVLHGGAESSDAERLRMSMFSFSGPDEAGGGRRDFRGRGRGRGGGRRRGRGRF comes from the exons ATGGCGTCAGCGGCGGCGGAAGCTCCGGGCGCATCGGCCTCTTCCGCGGAGAACAGGCTCCTGCAGTCCCTCGCAGAGCGGGGGTGGCGCTTCCGTGACCCCACCGACGAGGCCATCCAAGCCCTGCTCCTCGCCTCCCCCACTCCGTCGCCGGAGGCCGTGGAGTCCGAGCTCGTCAGCATGGACCTGAGGATGTTTGGCGGAAAGTGCCTTCCCGATCGGGCCGCCGCCGGCGGCACGTCGAAGCGGCTTTCGTACCTCCACGGCCCCGTCGTCTTGCAG ATAGTCTCTTTAAGAGATATATATCACAGCAGCATTGATGCGTCCTTTAAGAACCCGCAGCAGCGTCGCCTTCTGCGCTTTGGTCTCACTGATGGGATATGTGAAGCAGTAGCCATAGAGTTTTCTCCCATCCCATTCATCACCGAAGAGATAGCTCCAGGTACCAAG ATTCGCCTCGAGAATAGGGTTCCAATCAATAATGGCATATTGTGCTTAAGCGCGAAAAATGTGACTGTTATTGGGGGGGCTGTCCAATCATTGTATGAAGAATGGCAGATGAACCAGAAATACTCTGGCTTATCCCGTCCATCATTGAGGTTGTCTCCAAGTGATGATGGAGTTGGGCCTCCACCATTTGAGAAGTTAGACATTGAAGCACGCCCCTGCAGGGAAACCAAAGTTCAAGCATATCCTG CTAGGAAGTTGGCAGTTACTCATGACCATGGACCAGTTAATTCTGGTGGCAAGCCAATGAATGAGGGTTCAAACGATGAGAACAGAGACAATATTGAGAGTAAGGTTGAATCTAAGCAAATTACTCAAGACAGCAGGCCAAAAGAGG TCAGCGAAGCTGTTCCAGTCCAGAACCAAGCTGCCGCGCAGAAGCTACTGCAGAAAATGTCGCAGGCCGTGCCTGAGGACAGGCGCGGTCGCGGTCATAGATTCAAGGGCAAAGGCAAGGAAGAAGATGCTCAGGTTTTTACCCTCGATGAATGGGAGAAGAGGAAAGCCATCAGTTCGAAGCCCGCTGCGGAAAGCTACGTGCATGACACTAGCCGAGACGAGGAGCTGGCGAGGCAACTGCAGGAACAACTAGACCTAGAAGACTTGCAT GGTGGGGCAGGTGCAGGCGTTCTCCATGGCGGGGCCGAGAGCTCGGATGCTGAACGGTTACGGATGAGCATGTTCAGCTTCAG